From Micropterus dolomieu isolate WLL.071019.BEF.003 ecotype Adirondacks unplaced genomic scaffold, ASM2129224v1 contig_13790, whole genome shotgun sequence, one genomic window encodes:
- the LOC123966605 gene encoding G-protein coupled receptor 4-like produces the protein VRRDHVAPIYVINLLITDVLQFCCMIVRVAPNGKITEIFYSIYLSALFASVFFMVCISLERYLVIAHPLWYRFRRTIKTSVVLCVLVWVLSAVCGVIIFFSEDLNRYLDILYAILFLLPFPLLIFSLVGTLKALSASISVPSDEKRRIVGILVLVLLIYSLLFLPSIIYYLVLLYIYYDKTVFILSFTILRLSPLADTFLYVFMRKGFIDKLLASVCCCRMDSNDISSQSV, from the exons GTGAGAAGAGATCATGTTGCTCCCATCTACGTCATCAACCTTCTCATTACTGACGtccttcagttctgctgcatgaTCGTTCGGGTGGCACCAAATGGGAAGATAACTGAAATCTTCTATAGTATTtacctctctgctctgtttgcCAGTGTTTTCTTCATGGTCTGCATCTCCCTGGAAAG gtatttggtcatcgcCCACCCACTGTGGTACCGCTTCAGACGAACCATCAAGACCTCTGTGGTGctctgtgtcctggtctgggtccTTTCTGCTGTCTGTGGCGTCATTATATTTTTCTCAGAAGATCTCAACAGATATTTAGATATCCTCTAtgccatcctcttcctccttcccttcccaCTGTTAATATTCTCCCTGGTTGGGACCCTCAAAGCCCTGTCTGCTTCCATCTCGGTCCCCTCTGATGAAAAACGACGAATTGTGGGGATTTTGGTTCTGGTGCTGCTTATTTACAGTCTGCTGTTCCTGCCCAGCATCATTTATTACCTGGTATTGCTGTACATATACTATGACAAGACTGTCTTTATCCTGTCATTCACCATCCTTAGGCTGAGTCCTCTTGCAGACACGTTCCTGTATGTGTTCATGAGGAAAGGGTTCATAGACAAGCttttggcctctgtgtgttgctgcagaatggACAGCAATGATATCAGCAGTCAATCAGTATGA